In Plasmodium gaboni strain SY75 chromosome 11, whole genome shotgun sequence, the following proteins share a genomic window:
- a CDS encoding parasitophorous vacuolar protein 1 produces the protein MIKKVLCIFLIFFYLSSSIYGDVVAPKGSEVVHTLTAKLDKENGSHQKYVDIINDVFSENMDNFIFSITTSNGLTCSINKFDVIFDNKVSGMQKVFSDENIQFIKEASQEFKNNLLEYMKKVMPSEHEFSNFRRDFQKVCVKYFSELRRKFFQIYRDTNNKNQIENDFNDDHHMNIEEISEQFFSDFNPFGAMKIKKEQNPDLSQKDSVVLNENNNNVSMENQSFSYSQQSSHVVSFDGQNEHIEQQQQEQQLGDNMQEDKDQLNDLPFNKDKVYSTFLKNVTLLIEGNCTESQQQQQKGEQQKEEEQKEEQGQKGDKPIQQKANAFTIQFSSSLSRKHISTTCNASSGNVFLRKGNKPFEHLNNPNLENMMKGVLGFMQNPFENDQNDLPFFKNFNSISGIGNINMPRNFMNDFFNNTNGQNTPISN, from the coding sequence ATGATTAAGAAAGTTTTATGtatctttttaattttcttttatttgTCATCTTCCATTTATGGAGATGTAGTTGCACCAAAGGGTTCTGAAGTTGTTCATACTTTGACAGCAAAACtagataaagaaaatgGAAGTCATCAAAAATATGtagatattataaatgatgTTTTTTCAGAAAATATGgataattttattttttcaataaCAACAAGTAATGGACTTACATGttcaataaataaatttgatgttatatttgataataaaGTATCTGGTATGCAAAAAGTATTTTCTGATGAAAATATACAATTTATTAAAGAAGCTTCTCaagaatttaaaaataatttattagaatatatgaaaaaggTTATGCCATCTGAACATGAATTTTCTAATTTTAGAAGAGATTTTCAAAAGGTATgtgtaaaatatttttctgAATTAAGAAGAAAATTTTTCCAGATATATAGAGACacaaataataagaatCAAATTGAAAATGATTTTAATGATGATCATCATATGAATATTGAAGAAATCAGTGAGCAATTCTTTTCTGATTTTAATCCTTTTGGAGCAAtgaaaattaaaaaagaacaaaacCCAGATTTATCTCAAAAAGATAGTGTTgtattaaatgaaaataataataatgtttCTATGGAAAATCAatctttttcatattcTCAACAAAGTTCCCACGTTGTAAGTTTTGATGGACAAAATGAACACATCgaacaacaacaacaagAACAACAATTGGGAGATAATATGCAAGAAGATAAAGATCAATTAAATGACTTACCATTTAACAAGGATAAAGTTTATTCAACCttcttaaaaaatgtaaCTCTTCTAATTGAAGGAAATTGCACAGAATCtcaacaacaacaacaaaaaGGAGAACAACAAAAGGAAGAAGAACAAAAAGAAGAACAAGGACAAAAAGGTGATAAACCAATTCAACAAAAGGCTAATGCCTTCACCATCCAGTTCTCAAGTAGTCTAAGTAGAAAACATATATCTACAACATGTAATGCTTCATCTGGTaatgtttttttaagaaaagGAAACAAACCATTTGAACACCTCAACAATCCTAATTTAgaaaatatgatgaaaGGAGTTTTGGGTTTTATGCAAAATCCTTTTGAAAACGATCAAAACGATTTAccattttttaaaaattttaattcCATATCTGGAATTGGTAATATTAATATGCCCAGAAATTTTATGAATGATTTTTTCAACAATACAAATGGTCAAAACACACCAATATCGAATTGA